The Mustela erminea isolate mMusErm1 chromosome 6, mMusErm1.Pri, whole genome shotgun sequence genome includes a region encoding these proteins:
- the LOC116593256 gene encoding multiple C2 and transmembrane domain-containing protein 2-like, with translation MIKSHAWGGGGGSRQEPLRFLPHRGALSWSDFLGLQAAMEDKPSVWGSLKQRTRPLLINLSKRRVKKNPNKPLDLRARRSLDRRLSLSVPDLLEAEALAPEGRPYSGPQSSYTSVPSSLSTAGILPKSSSSSLKQSEEVLDWSQEEAGYLRVVETDSEEAYASPAADRRPSSSGILDLLQKTPAGDEALEEPEKLCESGDLNASLTSQQFEEQSMFGEASDGLSNLPSPFAYLLTIHLKEGRNLVIRDRCGQS, from the coding sequence ATGATAAAATCACATGCatggggcggcggcggcgggtccCGGCAGGAGCCGCTGCGGTTTTTGCCACACAGAGGAGCTCTCTCATGGAGTGACTTCCTGGGTCTTCAGGCAGCCATGGAGGATAAACCGTCTGTCTGGGGCTCTTTGAAACAGCGGACCAGGCCTTTGTTAATCAACCTGAGCAAGAGGAGGGTGAAAAAGAACCCGAACAAGCCCCTAGACCTACGGGCAAGGCGTTCCCTGGACCGCCGCCTCAGCCTCTCTGTCCCTGACCTCTTGGAGGCTGAGGCCTTGGCCCCAGAGGGCAGGCCTTACTCTGGGCCCCAGTCATCGTACACCTCGGTGCCCAGCAGCCTGTCAACGGCGGGGATCTTGCCCAAGAGCAGCAGTAGCTCCTTGAAACAGTCTGAGGAGGTATTGGACTGGAGCCAGGAAGAAGCCGGCTACCTCCGTGTGGTGGAAACGGACTCCGAGGAGGCCTATGCCTCTCCCGCCGCGGACAGGCGGCCTTCCAGCAGTGGCATCCTGGATCTGCTGCAGAAGACGCCGGCTGGAGACGAGGCCCTGGAAGAGCCAGAGAAGCTATGCGAAAGTGGCGATCTTAATGCTTCTCTGACATCCCAACAATTTGAAGAACAATCTATGTTTGGGGAAGCCAGTGATGGCTTGAGTAACCTGCCCAGTCCTTTTGCCTACCTCCTCACCATCCACTTGAAGGAAGGCCGGAACCTGGTCATCCGGGACCGCTGTGGGCAAAGTTAG